Proteins from a single region of Runella sp. SP2:
- a CDS encoding Nif3-like dinuclear metal center hexameric protein, producing the protein MTKIKDITHFLETIAPLSYQESYDNAGLIVGEPTASVTNVLVSLDCTEAVVDEAIAKNCNLIVAHHPIVFRGLKKFNGRNYVERTVIKAIKNDVAIYATHTNLDHVVGGVNFMIADRLGLQNVRVLAPKKDLLMKLVFFAPVENAQSVVDALHNVGVGQIGNYDHCSFSVNGTGTFRPNEAATPFIGNANEIEHVNESRVEIIFPAYLEATVMRTLNETHPYEEVAHYLTLLQNTNQEVGAGAIGLLSEGIAAADFLTYLKQKMQLNVIRHTAICSPTIQKVAVCGGAGGFLLNDAVRQQADVFITADYKYHEFFDADDRILICDIGHYESEVFTKELLQRYLSKKFINFATILSETITNPVNYYV; encoded by the coding sequence ATGACAAAAATTAAAGACATTACGCACTTTTTAGAAACCATAGCACCATTATCCTACCAAGAATCATACGACAACGCAGGTCTCATTGTTGGTGAACCAACCGCCTCCGTTACCAATGTACTCGTTTCGCTTGACTGCACAGAGGCCGTCGTCGATGAAGCCATTGCCAAAAATTGCAATTTGATTGTTGCCCACCACCCCATTGTATTTAGAGGGTTGAAAAAATTTAATGGGCGAAACTACGTCGAACGTACGGTAATCAAAGCCATTAAAAACGACGTTGCCATTTATGCCACGCATACCAACCTCGACCACGTGGTCGGTGGCGTCAATTTTATGATTGCAGATCGCTTGGGCTTGCAAAACGTTCGCGTGTTAGCCCCAAAAAAGGATTTATTAATGAAACTTGTCTTTTTTGCTCCCGTCGAAAACGCGCAATCGGTCGTCGATGCGTTGCATAACGTCGGTGTTGGCCAAATCGGGAATTATGACCATTGTAGCTTTAGCGTGAATGGAACTGGTACTTTTCGCCCCAATGAAGCAGCTACGCCCTTTATCGGAAATGCAAATGAAATCGAGCATGTAAATGAAAGCCGAGTTGAGATCATTTTTCCCGCTTATTTGGAAGCAACGGTGATGCGAACACTAAACGAGACCCATCCGTATGAAGAAGTGGCGCACTATCTTACGCTTTTGCAAAATACCAATCAAGAAGTAGGTGCAGGGGCAATTGGTCTTTTGTCAGAAGGCATTGCAGCTGCCGATTTTTTGACCTATTTGAAACAAAAGATGCAATTAAATGTCATTCGACATACCGCCATTTGTTCCCCAACCATTCAGAAAGTAGCCGTTTGTGGGGGTGCAGGAGGATTTTTGCTGAACGACGCGGTTCGCCAACAAGCCGATGTTTTCATCACTGCCGATTATAAATACCATGAGTTTTTTGATGCCGATGACCGCATCCTTATTTGTGATATTGGGCACTATGAAAGTGAAGTTTTTACAAAAGAATTATTGCAACGATATTTGTCGAAAAAATTCATTAATTTTGCGACAATTTTGTCGGAAACTATTACCAATCCAGTAAATTACTACGTGTAA
- a CDS encoding glycerate kinase — translation MKILLAPDKFRGSLTALDVCNAMRDGILAANPTAEVIAIPMADGGEGTAEILTQDADGFFVETEVMDPLWRPIRANFGMTPNRQTAFLEMASASGLKLLSSEERNPLKTSTYGTGELIVKAFEAGAKHIILGIGGSATTDAGIGMAAALGWRFCDKTGHELAPVGENLLQIEQIIPPESPLIDVTIDVACDVTAPLFGPSGAAYVYAPQKGADEAAVKTLDAGLQHVAAVIHRDFGIDLAHQPGTGAAGGLGFGLLFFLKANLKEGVKIVMEQTHFEEQLAGVDLVFTGEGKMDEQTLQGKLIAGIAKAAKARNIPVIALCGTLLLTTHDIHSLGLSYARSILPRPMTLPEAIDYAYQGVKETSHSLVSLLTLLQQ, via the coding sequence ATGAAAATCCTCTTAGCCCCTGATAAATTTAGAGGTTCGTTGACCGCGCTCGACGTCTGTAACGCCATGCGTGATGGTATTTTGGCCGCCAACCCAACGGCGGAAGTGATTGCGATTCCAATGGCAGATGGGGGAGAGGGCACGGCAGAAATTTTAACCCAAGATGCGGATGGCTTTTTTGTAGAAACGGAGGTGATGGATCCGCTGTGGCGTCCTATTAGGGCCAATTTTGGGATGACTCCCAATCGCCAAACGGCTTTTCTCGAAATGGCCAGCGCTTCGGGTCTCAAATTACTCAGTTCAGAAGAGCGAAATCCTTTAAAAACAAGCACTTACGGAACTGGAGAGCTAATAGTAAAGGCGTTTGAAGCGGGAGCCAAACACATTATTTTGGGGATTGGGGGCAGTGCCACTACCGATGCAGGCATTGGAATGGCTGCCGCACTTGGGTGGCGCTTTTGCGATAAAACAGGCCATGAACTAGCGCCCGTCGGCGAAAATTTACTTCAAATTGAACAAATTATCCCGCCTGAAAGTCCATTAATTGACGTTACCATTGACGTAGCTTGTGATGTAACTGCACCGCTTTTTGGGCCTTCAGGGGCAGCTTACGTTTATGCCCCACAAAAAGGAGCGGATGAGGCAGCGGTAAAAACCTTAGATGCTGGATTACAACACGTAGCAGCGGTTATTCACCGCGATTTTGGGATAGACTTGGCACACCAACCTGGAACTGGTGCAGCAGGTGGGCTAGGGTTTGGACTTTTATTTTTTCTCAAGGCCAACCTCAAAGAAGGCGTCAAAATTGTGATGGAACAAACGCATTTTGAAGAACAATTAGCAGGTGTCGATTTAGTTTTTACCGGCGAGGGAAAAATGGATGAACAAACCCTGCAAGGGAAGTTGATTGCAGGGATTGCCAAAGCAGCCAAGGCAAGAAATATTCCTGTGATAGCCTTGTGTGGAACACTCCTGTTGACTACCCACGACATACATTCGTTGGGGCTTTCGTATGCAAGGTCAATTTTGCCCCGTCCAATGACACTCCCTGAGGCGATTGATTACGCCTATCAGGGAGTGAAGGAAACCTCACATTCGTTGGTGTCGTTATTAACGCTTCTCCAACAATGA
- a CDS encoding alkaline phosphatase has protein sequence MKTSIFSLSLLMAGFVHTNLRAQINYTNANIHSHNDYQQVSPFWGAHTLQCGSIEADLYLHNGELVVAHLPSEVKPDQTLTKMYLQPLEQQQKAGKNYPFQFLIDLKTPASPTLDSLVSQLSRYPELFGEGKNARVVISGSMPTPAQFANYPSWISFDGRFEQTYDAAALKRVALISAPFTLVSRWDGKGLFPKEDREKTVEYVTRAHQQGKKVRFWGAPDNEAIWKELTALGVDWIGTDRPQVLADYFKNNKPADNQYTYPSSPYTVYQPTYRSDGALKTPKNIIFLIGDGMGLAHMQTGLVANHGQLHLALFKRLGLMQTQPAEGYITDSAAAGTALATGHKTKNGTIGMDATLVARPSLAVVARRNGKKTAVISSGPITDATPAVFYAHQPKRSMQEEIAADFLKEPTDVLAGGGSKYFFERKDKANLGDSLVARNYSVIRRYADITSETKKDKFVVLDDQAGLSMEKGRGNFLPLTVGETVKHFKKNAPKGFFMMAEGAQIDYAGHANNVSYVMNEVLDFDQAVAEALRFADQDGQTLVIVTADHETGAMALTGGSDKDGMLKANFGSKGHSGIMVPVYAYGPQSQLFGGIYQNTELSDKIKSLLEKR, from the coding sequence ATGAAAACTTCGATTTTTAGTCTTTCTTTATTGATGGCAGGATTTGTTCATACCAACCTTCGTGCACAAATCAATTACACCAATGCCAACATCCACTCCCACAATGATTATCAGCAAGTAAGCCCATTTTGGGGTGCGCATACGCTTCAGTGTGGCTCTATCGAAGCTGACCTTTATTTGCATAATGGAGAGCTCGTCGTGGCACATTTGCCCTCGGAAGTAAAACCCGACCAAACACTCACAAAGATGTATTTACAGCCTTTGGAGCAACAGCAAAAGGCAGGCAAGAATTATCCTTTTCAGTTTCTGATTGACCTTAAAACACCTGCCTCTCCTACCCTCGATTCGCTGGTAAGTCAGCTGAGTCGCTACCCCGAACTTTTTGGCGAAGGGAAAAACGCGCGTGTGGTCATTAGTGGCAGTATGCCAACTCCCGCACAATTTGCCAATTATCCTTCTTGGATTTCATTTGATGGACGTTTTGAGCAAACCTACGATGCCGCCGCCCTCAAACGTGTTGCACTCATTAGTGCGCCGTTTACACTCGTATCTCGTTGGGATGGCAAAGGGCTTTTCCCCAAAGAAGACCGCGAAAAAACAGTTGAGTACGTCACGCGGGCGCACCAACAAGGAAAAAAAGTTCGTTTTTGGGGTGCTCCCGACAACGAGGCCATTTGGAAAGAACTCACGGCCCTTGGTGTTGACTGGATTGGAACCGACCGCCCACAGGTATTAGCCGACTATTTTAAAAATAACAAACCAGCTGATAATCAATACACATATCCATCATCTCCTTATACCGTTTACCAACCTACATACCGTAGCGATGGTGCTCTCAAAACACCTAAAAATATTATCTTTTTAATCGGGGACGGTATGGGACTTGCCCACATGCAAACGGGGTTAGTCGCTAATCATGGTCAACTTCACTTGGCTTTGTTCAAACGCCTGGGCTTGATGCAAACCCAACCTGCGGAAGGCTATATCACCGATTCGGCGGCAGCTGGGACGGCTTTGGCTACGGGTCATAAAACCAAAAACGGCACCATAGGAATGGACGCAACCTTGGTAGCGCGGCCTTCGTTGGCAGTTGTTGCACGGCGCAATGGCAAAAAAACGGCGGTAATTTCTTCAGGCCCCATAACGGATGCCACCCCTGCCGTTTTTTACGCCCATCAACCCAAGCGAAGTATGCAAGAAGAAATTGCGGCAGATTTTCTAAAAGAGCCTACTGATGTATTGGCAGGTGGGGGCAGCAAATACTTCTTTGAGCGCAAAGACAAAGCCAATTTGGGGGATTCGTTAGTGGCGCGTAATTACTCCGTTATTCGTCGGTATGCCGATATTACTTCTGAAACCAAAAAAGACAAGTTTGTCGTTCTTGACGACCAAGCGGGCCTTTCGATGGAAAAAGGGCGGGGCAATTTTCTACCTTTAACAGTGGGAGAAACGGTCAAACATTTTAAGAAAAATGCCCCAAAAGGCTTCTTTATGATGGCCGAAGGTGCGCAAATTGACTACGCTGGACACGCCAACAATGTTTCTTATGTGATGAATGAAGTTCTTGATTTTGACCAAGCTGTGGCAGAAGCACTCCGTTTTGCCGACCAAGATGGCCAAACGCTTGTTATCGTAACGGCAGACCACGAAACTGGTGCCATGGCCCTGACGGGTGGTAGCGACAAAGATGGAATGTTAAAAGCTAATTTTGGTTCAAAAGGCCACTCTGGCATCATGGTTCCTGTGTATGCCTATGGCCCTCAATCGCAATTATTCGGAGGAATTTATCAGAATACTGAGCTTTCAGATAAAATAAAGTCATTGTTGGAGAAGCGTTAA
- a CDS encoding primase-helicase family protein, translating to MKFQENTEVVDNEYFNNIPNEDKQEGSTSEEEEKKQRKLKHNAKNFIRVGDNYYKIVYRPNKDKSLYKDYLKLNKGTIIDDHTHGIIKYIPKYDDFCMVASHVNYQQVINGFYNEYSELKHKPKNGNCDTILAVINHVFGEHYFDFALDYLQLLYLNPYQRLPILLLESQEKNTGKSTFANVVYKIFQDNAIKIGNNDLQSDFNSVWVKRLAIIVDETSLEKKGITQMLKRFSTETGKVTVNEKNKAQTEVDFFGKFIFISNEEGKALFIERGDPRWAVFKVPTFAERGTKDDPLIDEKIDAEIPAFLHFLNQRRYKYSHQSRMYFDPSVYQTAQLQLYYNNSISKVAQYIKKLIIDTFDLYPKEDIIKLGIADIMEELKPELRTIEREGVRSALEKELNKAPQPRTHYTLFSRKNIESNHLHYPTTNGQNKVHYTFSRFEAETWKSTNGDF from the coding sequence ATGAAATTTCAAGAAAACACCGAAGTAGTTGACAATGAATATTTTAACAATATTCCAAATGAAGATAAACAAGAAGGCAGCACAAGCGAAGAGGAAGAAAAAAAGCAAAGAAAACTCAAACACAATGCTAAAAACTTCATTCGTGTAGGCGACAACTATTATAAAATAGTTTATCGTCCTAATAAAGATAAAAGTCTGTATAAAGACTACCTAAAGTTAAATAAAGGGACAATTATTGATGACCATACCCACGGTATAATCAAATACATTCCAAAGTACGATGATTTTTGTATGGTCGCTTCTCATGTTAATTATCAACAAGTAATCAACGGGTTTTATAACGAGTACAGCGAGCTAAAACACAAGCCCAAAAATGGAAATTGTGATACAATTTTGGCCGTTATAAATCACGTTTTTGGAGAACATTATTTTGATTTTGCGCTTGATTATTTGCAGCTGCTTTACCTCAATCCCTATCAGCGTTTGCCTATTTTACTGCTAGAATCCCAAGAAAAAAACACGGGCAAGTCCACCTTTGCCAATGTCGTTTATAAGATATTTCAAGACAACGCTATCAAAATAGGGAACAACGACCTACAAAGTGACTTTAATTCAGTATGGGTCAAACGATTAGCAATCATTGTTGATGAAACCTCATTGGAAAAAAAGGGCATTACGCAAATGCTTAAAAGGTTTAGTACGGAGACAGGAAAAGTCACCGTTAATGAAAAGAACAAAGCCCAAACGGAGGTAGATTTTTTTGGGAAGTTTATCTTTATTTCCAACGAAGAAGGTAAAGCCCTTTTTATAGAACGTGGCGACCCTAGATGGGCGGTTTTTAAAGTTCCAACCTTTGCAGAAAGAGGTACCAAAGATGACCCTTTGATTGATGAAAAAATTGATGCCGAAATCCCTGCCTTTCTTCATTTTTTAAATCAAAGGCGGTACAAATACAGCCATCAAAGCCGTATGTATTTTGACCCGTCGGTTTATCAAACCGCTCAACTCCAGCTTTACTATAATAACAGCATTAGCAAAGTGGCCCAGTACATCAAAAAACTGATTATTGATACTTTTGATTTGTACCCGAAAGAGGACATAATCAAATTGGGCATTGCTGATATTATGGAAGAGTTAAAGCCCGAATTACGAACAATCGAACGTGAGGGGGTTAGGTCAGCCCTTGAAAAAGAACTCAACAAAGCCCCCCAACCAAGAACCCACTACACGCTTTTTAGTCGAAAAAACATTGAATCAAACCACCTACACTACCCTACAACAAACGGGCAAAATAAGGTACATTACACGTTTTCGAGGTTTGAGGCAGAAACTTGGAAAAGTACAAATGGGGATTTTTGA
- a CDS encoding RimK family alpha-L-glutamate ligase, with the protein MSQNNLNFLVLATGTPSRHLIDAITKRNHTYEHHNPNDLYLFVSESENGYDRIYNGSATLENPVRLKAKSYDAIVSRIGGGLAHGASILRHLTDNLNIYCPQDADGLETASNKLKTTQRLSARGLRVPLTTYASNPVHIDFLIKKVGGLPAIGKLINGSQGIGVFILETPQATNTTLESLYRLNANVKLQKFIKAGSKDIRAIVIGDKVSVAMERAGKKDFRANISQGGSGRKVELSDADIEICIKAAKAVNLEFAGVDILKDEEGKTYVIEVNGNPGTKIIDITGHNYFNDLIGFIEDKVNKDEKPDDNNNQAQKEASAGMKSWMKAPWNR; encoded by the coding sequence ATGAGCCAGAACAATTTGAACTTCTTAGTACTCGCTACAGGTACTCCCTCGCGTCACCTGATTGATGCTATCACTAAGCGCAATCATACTTATGAACATCACAATCCAAATGATTTGTACCTTTTCGTGTCTGAATCTGAAAATGGTTATGACCGTATTTACAACGGTTCTGCAACACTTGAGAACCCTGTCAGACTTAAGGCCAAAAGCTATGATGCTATTGTTAGTAGGATTGGGGGTGGTTTGGCGCACGGTGCAAGCATTTTGAGGCACTTAACCGACAATCTAAACATCTATTGCCCCCAAGATGCTGATGGCCTTGAAACAGCCTCAAACAAGCTCAAAACAACGCAACGATTGAGCGCACGAGGTTTGCGCGTTCCCCTCACTACCTACGCATCGAATCCCGTACATATCGACTTTTTGATTAAAAAGGTAGGAGGTTTACCCGCTATTGGTAAGCTAATCAATGGGAGTCAAGGGATAGGGGTATTCATTCTTGAGACTCCACAAGCCACCAACACGACCCTTGAGAGCTTGTACCGTCTGAATGCTAATGTTAAGCTTCAAAAGTTTATTAAAGCGGGCTCCAAAGACATCCGAGCCATTGTAATAGGCGATAAAGTAAGCGTAGCAATGGAACGAGCAGGCAAAAAGGATTTTCGAGCCAACATTTCGCAGGGAGGCAGCGGGCGAAAAGTCGAATTGTCAGATGCAGACATTGAAATTTGTATCAAAGCGGCCAAAGCTGTGAACCTCGAATTTGCGGGGGTGGATATACTCAAAGATGAAGAGGGTAAAACCTATGTAATAGAGGTCAATGGGAATCCTGGTACTAAGATTATCGACATCACTGGACACAACTATTTTAATGACTTGATTGGGTTCATCGAAGACAAAGTTAATAAAGACGAAAAGCCCGATGATAACAACAATCAAGCTCAAAAAGAAGCTTCAGCAGGTATGAAAAGTTGGATGAAAGCACCTTGGAATCGCTAA
- a CDS encoding toprim domain-containing protein, whose protein sequence is MERQHITQIKSISIESYLESQGMKPARAHGQKLYYHSPFRTDSTPSFVVNLDSNTYKDFAEDEKPEDIIRLVQRLHKFSFKEACQHLNNWTNSAPPPTPFLSNGQSLNPAPKSHITVLNTSTLEAPYLIDYLMSRKIDTTLGYLYLTEVMYLCKGKRYKGIGFKNNEGGYEIKNAHGLTFTARPKAAAYFPVSGSKVISVFEGFFDFLSALMYYRIPRSNHSVLVLNSVTNVTKSVPILSKYQTLNVYLDNDEAGKKAYINLRNHRLNVVDCSHLYEGFKDFNEFWMDKGNL, encoded by the coding sequence ATGGAACGCCAACACATCACCCAAATCAAAAGCATTTCGATTGAAAGCTACCTTGAAAGTCAGGGCATGAAACCCGCGAGAGCCCATGGCCAAAAACTATACTATCATTCCCCCTTTCGTACTGATAGTACCCCCTCGTTTGTCGTAAACTTAGACTCAAACACTTACAAAGACTTTGCTGAGGACGAAAAACCCGAAGACATCATACGTTTGGTGCAAAGACTTCACAAATTTAGCTTCAAAGAAGCCTGTCAACATCTCAATAATTGGACAAACTCCGCCCCGCCGCCTACTCCTTTTCTTTCTAACGGCCAATCTCTAAACCCTGCTCCCAAAAGTCACATCACGGTCTTAAACACAAGTACATTAGAAGCTCCTTACCTGATCGACTACCTAATGAGCCGAAAAATAGATACTACCTTGGGTTATTTGTATCTAACGGAGGTAATGTATTTATGCAAGGGAAAGCGTTACAAAGGCATAGGCTTTAAAAACAATGAGGGAGGTTATGAGATAAAAAACGCGCATGGTTTGACCTTTACCGCTCGTCCTAAAGCGGCTGCTTACTTTCCCGTCAGTGGCTCGAAAGTGATTTCGGTATTTGAGGGGTTCTTTGATTTCTTGAGCGCATTAATGTATTATCGAATCCCCCGTTCAAATCATAGTGTACTGGTTTTGAACTCTGTTACGAATGTTACAAAATCCGTTCCAATTCTTTCTAAATACCAAACCCTAAATGTTTACCTAGACAATGATGAAGCAGGCAAGAAAGCCTACATCAATCTAAGAAATCACCGATTAAACGTAGTTGATTGTAGTCATCTATACGAAGGGTTCAAAGATTTTAATGAATTTTGGATGGATAAAGGAAATCTATAA
- a CDS encoding penicillin-binding protein 1A: MAFLNGKYRKPIIRFWQLAAVIIGSAVLYLVAVYFNFFWLFGGMPELKAIENPESQVASEIISADGQTLSKYFIENRTPVEFDQLSPNLVKALIATEDARFVKHSGIDPRSMFRVFKGLVSSEQATTGGGSTITQQLAKNLFQTRSDKYKGSLGDLPIIKTVIAKTKEWILSVRLERNYTKQEIMTMYLNTVSFGNNADGIKTAAKTYFKKEPWNLDLPEAALLVGMLQNPSRFNPRLFKERALERRNVVLGQMMKYGFLTVEEYAQNKLKPLALNFYIENHNTGPAPYFREVLRDWMKSWLTQYNQENGTDYDLYRDGLRIYTTIDSRMQNYAEQAADQHMRDQQTKFFNHFKELKMNPWVVKGTNGGYAPDPYFEKRAVRRSWRYRELKKVYGEDEVKIWQELRKPIKMKVFSWQGDRDTIMSPLDSIKYYNKFLRIGMVSMDPRNGDVKAWVGGINFKHFKYDQVYQGKRQPGSTFKPFVYCSAINESFVTPCTTIRDAQVCIGDWCPKNSTGSFSGQELTLRQALAKSVNSISARLMSMVGPKKVVEYAHKLGIKSPIPAEVTICLGTPNVSVFEMVNAYSTFANGGKHVQPRFVTRIENKEGQVLAEFPVDEKEVISPSMAYQMLFIMRGAVEDPWGTAQRLRTQYGLSENNDIAAKTGTTSDYTDGWFMGMTPNLVTGVWVGGEDNHVHFTTMALGQGARIAMPAWGLYMQKIYADPDLAGNERSPYRRERFYKPDGMETNLGCGGPKLDTLNTYMRPRVTDDESILF, encoded by the coding sequence ATGGCATTTTTGAACGGAAAGTACCGTAAACCTATCATTCGATTTTGGCAATTGGCTGCCGTTATTATTGGAAGCGCTGTTTTGTACTTGGTAGCAGTCTATTTTAATTTCTTTTGGCTTTTTGGTGGAATGCCTGAATTAAAAGCCATCGAAAATCCTGAAAGTCAAGTAGCTTCGGAAATCATTTCGGCGGATGGGCAAACGCTCTCAAAATATTTTATTGAAAATCGGACGCCTGTTGAGTTTGATCAACTTTCCCCAAATCTTGTGAAGGCGCTTATCGCTACTGAAGATGCGCGTTTTGTGAAACACTCAGGTATTGACCCCCGTTCCATGTTTCGGGTATTCAAAGGGCTTGTGTCAAGTGAGCAAGCGACAACTGGTGGTGGTAGTACAATCACCCAACAGTTGGCCAAAAACTTGTTTCAAACCCGCAGCGATAAATATAAAGGTTCGTTGGGCGATTTACCGATTATAAAAACCGTTATTGCCAAAACCAAAGAATGGATTTTGTCGGTGCGGTTGGAGCGGAATTATACCAAACAAGAAATCATGACGATGTACCTAAACACCGTGTCGTTTGGTAACAATGCCGATGGGATTAAAACCGCCGCAAAGACATACTTCAAAAAAGAACCTTGGAACCTCGACCTTCCCGAAGCCGCTTTGCTCGTGGGAATGTTACAAAATCCTTCTCGTTTTAACCCTCGTTTGTTTAAAGAGCGGGCTTTAGAACGCCGTAATGTGGTGTTGGGGCAAATGATGAAATATGGCTTCTTAACAGTTGAAGAATATGCCCAAAATAAGTTAAAGCCGCTTGCTCTTAATTTTTACATTGAAAACCACAATACTGGGCCTGCGCCTTATTTCCGTGAAGTACTTCGTGACTGGATGAAATCTTGGTTGACACAATATAACCAAGAAAACGGCACTGATTATGACTTGTACCGTGACGGACTTCGTATTTATACGACGATTGATTCAAGAATGCAGAATTATGCCGAACAGGCAGCCGACCAACACATGCGCGACCAACAAACCAAGTTTTTTAATCACTTCAAAGAGCTCAAAATGAACCCTTGGGTTGTGAAAGGAACGAATGGTGGTTATGCGCCCGATCCTTACTTTGAAAAACGGGCTGTACGCAGAAGTTGGCGTTACCGCGAATTAAAGAAAGTATATGGGGAGGATGAGGTGAAGATTTGGCAAGAATTGCGCAAACCTATTAAAATGAAGGTTTTCTCGTGGCAAGGCGACCGTGACACGATTATGAGTCCGTTGGACTCGATTAAGTATTACAATAAGTTTTTGCGCATCGGGATGGTGTCAATGGATCCGCGAAACGGTGACGTAAAAGCGTGGGTAGGAGGAATTAACTTTAAACACTTCAAGTACGACCAAGTATATCAAGGGAAGCGTCAACCAGGTTCTACCTTCAAGCCGTTTGTGTATTGCTCGGCCATCAATGAAAGCTTTGTCACACCCTGTACGACCATTCGCGATGCACAGGTTTGTATTGGCGACTGGTGTCCCAAAAACTCAACAGGCTCATTTTCAGGGCAAGAGCTGACGCTTCGTCAAGCGCTGGCCAAATCGGTCAACTCCATTAGTGCGCGGTTGATGAGCATGGTAGGGCCTAAAAAAGTGGTCGAATACGCGCATAAACTAGGGATAAAAAGCCCGATTCCTGCCGAAGTAACCATTTGTTTGGGAACACCCAACGTATCGGTTTTTGAAATGGTCAATGCTTATTCAACTTTTGCCAACGGAGGAAAACACGTTCAACCACGTTTTGTAACCCGTATCGAAAATAAAGAAGGACAAGTGTTGGCAGAGTTTCCTGTCGATGAAAAAGAGGTGATTAGCCCAAGCATGGCGTATCAAATGTTGTTTATCATGCGTGGTGCTGTTGAAGATCCGTGGGGAACAGCACAGCGCCTTCGTACTCAATATGGACTTTCTGAAAATAATGACATTGCGGCCAAAACTGGTACGACCTCAGACTATACCGATGGTTGGTTTATGGGGATGACTCCTAATTTGGTAACGGGTGTTTGGGTAGGTGGTGAAGATAATCACGTGCACTTCACGACGATGGCGCTGGGACAAGGGGCGCGGATTGCGATGCCTGCCTGGGGACTTTATATGCAAAAAATATATGCAGACCCTGATTTGGCAGGCAACGAGCGTTCGCCGTATCGACGCGAGCGTTTTTATAAACCCGACGGTATGGAAACGAATTTGGGTTGCGGTGGCCCTAAATTGGACACCCTCAATACCTACATGCGGCCAAGGGTAACCGACGATGAAAGTATTCTGTTTTAA
- a CDS encoding zinc ribbon domain-containing protein, which produces MELTVAQKLDLLLKLQQIDSQLDDIKKIRGDLPEEVRDLEDDIAGFETRIGKFNNEISVLDEEISRHKATKKDAEKLIARYKEQQMNVRNNREYDAITKEMELQTLEIELAEKKMREAEYKIKAKKEEIAGTDGLLKERREDLKAKKQELDTITSESHEDEKRLLEQREAQAQKVEDRLYKSYTKIRNNSENGLGVVKVKRGACGGCFNVVPPQRQADIREKKKIIVCEHCGRIFADVDTEYK; this is translated from the coding sequence ATGGAACTGACCGTCGCGCAGAAATTAGACTTATTGCTCAAATTGCAGCAAATTGACTCACAGTTAGATGACATCAAGAAAATCCGCGGCGACTTGCCCGAAGAAGTTCGTGATTTAGAAGATGACATTGCGGGGTTTGAAACCCGTATCGGAAAGTTCAACAACGAAATCAGTGTTCTTGACGAAGAAATTAGCCGCCACAAAGCGACAAAAAAAGACGCTGAGAAGTTGATTGCTCGTTACAAAGAACAACAGATGAACGTTCGTAACAACCGTGAATACGACGCCATCACGAAAGAAATGGAGCTTCAGACGCTTGAAATCGAACTCGCAGAAAAGAAAATGCGGGAGGCAGAATACAAAATCAAAGCTAAGAAGGAAGAAATCGCAGGAACCGATGGTCTGTTGAAAGAGCGTCGCGAGGATTTGAAAGCAAAAAAACAAGAGCTTGATACCATCACTTCTGAAAGCCACGAAGACGAGAAACGCTTGTTGGAGCAGCGCGAAGCCCAAGCCCAAAAAGTAGAAGACCGTTTGTACAAATCGTACACGAAAATTCGTAACAATTCCGAAAACGGATTGGGTGTAGTGAAAGTAAAACGTGGTGCTTGTGGAGGCTGTTTTAACGTAGTTCCCCCTCAGCGTCAGGCAGATATTCGTGAAAAGAAAAAAATTATTGTTTGTGAACACTGTGGACGTATCTTCGCAGATGTTGATACTGAATACAAATAG